From a region of the Cucumis sativus cultivar 9930 chromosome 6, Cucumber_9930_V3, whole genome shotgun sequence genome:
- the LOC101215015 gene encoding cyclic dof factor 4, with translation MAEVHSSNTDGIKLFGTMIHLQTRKLKEEPEKGGSVAGGGEGDETEMKRPEKIIPCPRCKSMDTKFCYFNNYNVNQPRHFCKGCQRYWTAGGALRNVPIGAGRRRAKPPPNCRTLSGELSEDYGQYYDAASGIIHQLELDTVEGWHLTVAEQDFTKVFPFKRRKIIGQHGQSS, from the coding sequence ATGGCTGAGGTTCATAGTAGCAACACCGATGGAATTAAACTTTTTGGAACTATGATTCATTTACAAACCCGAAAATTGAAGGAGGAACCAGAGAAAGGAGGATCGGTCGCCGGCGGTGGTGAAGGTGATGAAACAGAGATGAAGAGGCCGGAAAAGATTATTCCATGTCCAAGATGTAAGAGTATGGACACCAAATTCTGTTACTTCAACAATTACAATGTTAATCAGCCTAGACATTTCTGCAAGGGTTGTCAAAGGTACTGGACGGCCGGTGGGGCGCTCCGTAACGTACCCATCGGAGCTGGTCGTCGAAGAGCCAAGCCGCCGCCTAATTGCCGGACCCTTTCCGGCGAGCTGTCTGAGGATTATGGGCAGTATTACGATGCGGCTTCTGGGATTATTCATCAGCTTGAATTGGATACGGTGGAGGGGTGGCATCTGACGGTGGCGGAACAGGATTTTACCAaagtttttcctttcaaacGCCGGAAGATTATCGGTCAACACGGTCAATCGTCttaa
- the LOC101214777 gene encoding uncharacterized protein LOC101214777 — translation MKNAIRCCLSCILPCGSLDVIRIVHCDGHVQEIAGSIRASDVMKANPKHVLKKPSSPTSDDRVVPKIVILPPDAELQRGKIYFLMPLPPAPEKPRSKSLSKKKKKELPLPGTGVGSGISVTNLVVSDRYLSEILSEKLTTVQKDKRRGRVGVWRPHLESISEFPTDL, via the coding sequence ATGAAGAACGCCATTAGATGCTGCCTCTCCTGCATACTCCCATGTGGCTCTCTCGACGTCATCAGAATCGTCCATTGCGACGGCCACGTCCAAGAAATCGCCGGCTCCATCCGCGCCAGTGATGTCATGAAGGCCAATCCTAAACACGTGCTCAAAAAACCCTCCTCCCCCACTTCCGACGACCGCGTCGTCCCTAAGATTGTGATCCTCCCGCCCGACGCCGAGCTCCAACGCGGCAAAATTTACTTTCTCATGCCCCTTCCTCCTGCCCCGGAAAAGCCCCGCTCCAAATCTCTctccaagaagaaaaagaaggaattgCCATTACCCGGAACCGGCGTGGGCTCGGGTATATCGGTGACGAATTTAGTAGTTTCAGATCGGTACCTGAGTGAAATTCTGTCGGAGAAATTGACAACGGTTCAGAAGGACAAGCGGCGGGGGAGAGTCGGAGTTTGGAGGCCGCATTTAGAGAGCATTTCCGAGTTCCCAACTGATCTTTAA
- the LOC101215258 gene encoding olee1-like protein: MAKSCAIILVSALCFLSFLDIALSSKDRFFIEGKVYCDTCRIQFFTRVSKYLPGAKVKLVCREEANAGNETFTGEGVTDKNGVYKIEVDGDHEEEICEVSLLESADEECSDIPTDGYGHFARVSITGNNGIINPVRQANPLGFLKKDALPQCKEVLRELGFDDVGILV, translated from the exons atggcAAAATCGTGTGCAATCATTCTTGTTTCTGCCCTTTGCTTTCTGTCCTTCCTCGACATCGCCCTCTCCTCCAAGGATCGCTTCTTCATTGAGGGAAAGGTGTATTGCGACACTTGCCGAATCCAGTTCTTCACTCGCGTCAGCAAATACTTGCCCG GGGCTAAGGTGAAATTGGTTTGTCGGGAGGAGGCGAATGCCGGGAACGAGACATTCACCGGGGAGGGGGTGACGGACAAGAACGGAGTTTACAAGATAGAGGTTGACGGAGACCATGAGGAGGAGATTTGCGAAGTGTCATTGTTGGAGAGTGCGGATGAGGAATGCAGTGACATTCCTACCGATGGTTATGGACATTTTGCCAGAGTTAGCATTACTGGTAACAATGGTATTATTAATCCTGTTCGTCAAGCCAATCCACTTGGGTTTTTGAAGAAGGATGCTCTTCCACAATGCAAGGAGGTTCTTCGTGAGCTTGGCTTTGATGATGTTGGCATTCTcgtttaa